The sequence CGCGGTGTATTCCGCCTCGAGCTTGATGCCTTCCGGAGTGAGATCCACAAGGGTTTCCTTCATGTTGCCGTCTTTGCGCAGCTTGATTTGCGGTGCCTCGGGTGATGCCGCCACGGCGAATACCGAGAGAAGGGCGAAGCCGCAAAGGGCTGCGAGGATGGACGAATGATGCTTCATGGGCTGGTTTTCTGAAATGTGTTGAGACAGCGACTGTCGTCTGCGCCGAACCACTGGCTGACGATACCATGGTTCGAGTGCATTTCTCGCGGATGAAATCCGAAATCTTCCTTGGCAACCGTATCTCAAAAAGTTACAGTTATTGCGGGATTTCGCATCCTTGGATTCCCGGGGATGGAACGTATCAAGGCGCGCCCGGGATCATCCCCAGGCGCTGGGTGCCCCGCACCGCCTCTAGGCTCTCAGGAACTGCCGGATGGCCCCGACCTGATCCAGCTTTTTGCGCGACATGTCCAAGTCAAGGTCGCCGTAGTGTTGGATCGGGTTTCCATGTGCGTTGAGAAGCGTGGTGTACCAGTTGCCGATGGTCTTGTGGCCTTCGGTCGCGTGGTAAGGCAGGCGGGTGTAGCGGCCGAGGATGTCCAGGGCGCACTTGTCCCCGGCGACGATGACAAACGGAGCCTCCCAGCCCAGGCCGTGGTGGGTTTCGCCACCTTCGGGGAAATACATGATCATGGTGTGGTCGAACATCGTGCCGTTTCCCTCGGGGATGGCTTTGAGTTTATCGGCAATGGTCTTGACCTGGTTGATGTGGGAATGGTGGATCTTTTCCCGGATTTGCGGTGCGGTAACGCCGGAGTAGCCGCCATTGTGGCCGACCTCATGGATGGAGATGCGATCGGTCTCGTTGCCGGGCAGCCCGATGATCGGCGTGTTGAGCATGTCGATCGTGTACGTCACGACGTTGGTGAGCCCGCTGGCAAGCGCGGCCACCAGGACATCGGTCATGGCCTCTTGCTTTTGCATGTTGTTGGCCAGCGGCCCGCCGTTTGCGTGGATCGGGTCGATCTTGGGGAGGAATTGCTTGATGGTGCCGGACATGGTCGCGAGCCGCTCGTTGCGGGCTTGGATCTCTTCGATCGAGGAGATGTGGCTGGAGAGTTTTTCCTTCTCATAGCCATGCAGCAACTTGGTTTTCAGGTTTTCTTCGTTCTCCAGGAAGGCGAGCATCTTATTCCCGGAACCCGCCGACTTCGGATCGACCGCCGACCGGAACAGTTCATTGTAGGCGGTCATCGGATCGGTGTAGCAGTAGTTGCGCTGATGCGGGCCGGGCGCCGAGTATCCGGGTTGGATGCCGGTTTCGAAATTGGCGTCATTGCCACGCAGCGCGAGTTCGACGTGGCCGAAGGGCGACGGGAAGAGCTTTGCGAGCTCGAAGTCGATGGTCGCGCGCTTGATGCCGCTGAGCGAGTTCCCGCCGGACTTGTAGGCGCCCATCACGGAAGACCAGGAGTAGTGGCCGTTTTCGCTCATCCTTGTGGAGAAGCCCTGGATGAGCGCCATGTTCGACTTGTAGCCTTCGAGCGGGCGCATCCATTCCTGCAATTCGTGATCGCGCAGATCGGTTTCGAACGGCTGTTTCTTTTTCTCGAGGTTCGCCTGGTCTGCGGTGAAAGTGGGCAAAGCGAGATCATTGGGTCGTTGTCCGTTGGCCTTGCGGATGAAGACAAAGCGCCGGGGCACGCCGCCCAGCAGGCTGGGCGTCACGCCTTTCACCCCGTCCTGGACGGTGTTGGCGAGCAGCGAGCTGAAGGTGGGGGCGAGGGCGAAGCCGCCCACGCCGAAGGCGGATGTTCTGAGGAAGGATCTGCGGGTGGTGTCCATGGTGTTATTCGGTTACTGTTGGTTGCTTGCGGTAGATGAATGAGTCCGAGGTCAGCAAGGAGACGATCAGTTCGTCGAAGCTGCCGCCGGATTTAAGATAGGTCTGGTCGGAATCGATCAGGGTTTTCGAGTCGCTGAGGGTTTCGTTGCGACCCATGAAGTAGCGGAAGGCGTGGCGGATGATGGATTGGCGCGCGCGGTCGGACTTCGCGAGGCGATCGATCAGGTCGAGGGCGTCCTTCACCTCTCCGTCCAGCGAGCTGTCGCCCGTGCCCTTTAGGTAGCCTTTGGCGTCGATGGGCAGGGTCTTGTAGATGTTGCGGTTATCGAAGTCCGGATCAACGTTTTTCTCCGGCCTCTCCTCGATGAGATTTTCGGGATATTCGAGGGCTTCCACCGTCCGGAACCTGCCGAAGTCGTCATACATTTCAAAGGGCAGCCCCAAGGGGTTGATCTTTTCGTGACAGCGCATGCAGTAGTTGTTGTTGGTCTTGGCGTCGACGCGTTGGCGCATGGTTCTTTGCGGATCCTCGGGAATGACGGCATCGACCGTGATCGGCACGTCGGGGATGGTACCGGCCAGAAGCTTTTCCTGCACCCAGATGCCGCGGTGGATGGGATCGGTCTGGAAGTTGCCGGCGAAGGAGATCAGCCAGGCGGGATGGGTGAGGATCCCCTTCCGATTCTCGACCTTCGCGGGCTGCTCGGTCGGGTAGTCCCAATCGGCCATGTCGATGTTGAACAATCGCGCGACCTCGGGACCCATGAATTGCCCGCCGTACGGATTCACCGCGCCGGTGAAATTGTGCGCATCGAACGAAGGATAGGGAGCGGCGGCCGTCTGGCCCTTGCCGAGACGGAGATCGAAGCTTTCCATCTCCTTTTTGAACATCCTCAGGGGATCCATCCGGCCATGACGGAGATCAGGTTTTTTCGGATCCATGCCGCGCATGTTGACTTCGGCGAGGAATTCCCGGTGTTTTTTCAGGTCTTCGATCGTGAAGTTCCGCCAGTCCAGATCCTTGAAGTGATTGTAGATTTTCGCGACGCGTTCGGACCACTTCTTCATTTCCTCGTTGTCACCCGAGTGGTAAACATAGAACTCATCGCCAGTGAGGAGCTTCTCGATGACCTTTTGGTCGGATTCCAGGATGTGCGCGACGAGAAGATCCGCCTCCTGGACGATTCGCTGCTGCATGGCCTGGTAATTACCCCCGAAGCGTTTGTTGTCCTTGAAGATGCCCTGCATCTTGTCGTAGCCGAAGAACTCGCGGAAGAAGCGAAGCTCGCGGATCGGGAGGTTGGTGAAGCTCGGAGTGCTGGTGGTGTCGATGTTCTTATCGATGATGTAGAACTGGTTGCGTTTCGCGAGCATGCGGCGGACTTCGCGCTCGTAATCGGCTCGGGTGTTGAGCCGGCCTTCCGCCGCGGCCTTGGCAAGCTCCTCATCCGGGCTGGCGTCGGTGAGCGCATAGGCAAGGGCGTAGCTGGCATCGTAGGGTGAGAGCATGCGGCGGCCGTGTGCGTCGGGTTCACCCGTTCCGAACTCGGAGCGAAAGACGAAGTCCGAACTCAGGATGACCATCTGGATCATGCTGGTGATCAGGTCTTGTCGGGTCATCGAGCCCGAGTAGCTCTTCGCGATTTCGCGGTAACGCGTGGTTTCATCCGTCGCGGGCTCACGCTCGTGGATCAGCATGACGATTTCACGGATCAAGGCATCGAGCTGTGAATCGCTCGGCGCACCGGCGGCGATGCGCTCGTTCTCGAAGTCCGCGGCCCAGGCCGACAGCGACTTGTCGATCACATCCTGGTAGCGGTCGCCCGGCTTGCGATGCTTGCGGATCGTCGCGGCGATGGCCTGCATTTCCTCTTCGGCCAGCGGCTT comes from Akkermansiaceae bacterium and encodes:
- a CDS encoding DUF1552 domain-containing protein, coding for MDTTRRSFLRTSAFGVGGFALAPTFSSLLANTVQDGVKGVTPSLLGGVPRRFVFIRKANGQRPNDLALPTFTADQANLEKKKQPFETDLRDHELQEWMRPLEGYKSNMALIQGFSTRMSENGHYSWSSVMGAYKSGGNSLSGIKRATIDFELAKLFPSPFGHVELALRGNDANFETGIQPGYSAPGPHQRNYCYTDPMTAYNELFRSAVDPKSAGSGNKMLAFLENEENLKTKLLHGYEKEKLSSHISSIEEIQARNERLATMSGTIKQFLPKIDPIHANGGPLANNMQKQEAMTDVLVAALASGLTNVVTYTIDMLNTPIIGLPGNETDRISIHEVGHNGGYSGVTAPQIREKIHHSHINQVKTIADKLKAIPEGNGTMFDHTMIMYFPEGGETHHGLGWEAPFVIVAGDKCALDILGRYTRLPYHATEGHKTIGNWYTTLLNAHGNPIQHYGDLDLDMSRKKLDQVGAIRQFLRA
- a CDS encoding DUF1588 domain-containing protein produces the protein MKDLHNFLKNMRTGVLLTGCVLVSARPADGNEVTAANAAPGQQTLESKAMNVLETYCFSCHGPDKEEGDTRFDVLETVDSVDLQALFLSAQDAVHFEEMPPEDAEKQPTDAERGILLEWFKSQLTGDASKKLEEKMRRPKAGNYTDHKELFSGKHADKPGYTYDRRWLISEHIFNEKFNRILQLKPSRRINGKNVPVQGDSNRREIMLTNPFLMSTKAGVRYYADETLSGGTLLTMMTNAKDASAYMLGIIENDKEYLPTAHEMIAREVANRKTLESREKFLNQHIERVLMDLYGADHQRLLPKFVRVDVPPPFDPRTGGQKAPYHAANPGKEEVRLIYHSFLRLKKPGQSKEQLMEACEREWFNHGHSESKIQVRLTFLINYWDAFHENTFSHAQFLQGNRTVEYKPLAEEEMQAIAATIRKHRKPGDRYQDVIDKSLSAWAADFENERIAAGAPSDSQLDALIREIVMLIHEREPATDETTRYREIAKSYSGSMTRQDLITSMIQMVILSSDFVFRSEFGTGEPDAHGRRMLSPYDASYALAYALTDASPDEELAKAAAEGRLNTRADYEREVRRMLAKRNQFYIIDKNIDTTSTPSFTNLPIRELRFFREFFGYDKMQGIFKDNKRFGGNYQAMQQRIVQEADLLVAHILESDQKVIEKLLTGDEFYVYHSGDNEEMKKWSERVAKIYNHFKDLDWRNFTIEDLKKHREFLAEVNMRGMDPKKPDLRHGRMDPLRMFKKEMESFDLRLGKGQTAAAPYPSFDAHNFTGAVNPYGGQFMGPEVARLFNIDMADWDYPTEQPAKVENRKGILTHPAWLISFAGNFQTDPIHRGIWVQEKLLAGTIPDVPITVDAVIPEDPQRTMRQRVDAKTNNNYCMRCHEKINPLGLPFEMYDDFGRFRTVEALEYPENLIEERPEKNVDPDFDNRNIYKTLPIDAKGYLKGTGDSSLDGEVKDALDLIDRLAKSDRARQSIIRHAFRYFMGRNETLSDSKTLIDSDQTYLKSGGSFDELIVSLLTSDSFIYRKQPTVTE